The nucleotide window CAGGAAGACAATTAGAAGTTTTATCACATATTAAGCCTACGAATACTTTATTGCCTCCAACTGGTATCAATCCATTGTTGATTACAGAAGAGAATCCATTAATGTTTACTTCGGTTAATGAACAGATTAAATTTAAAGAGCTTGCAGATGATGAAACAGTAACTGACAAAACATATATCAGACTTCTTTTTGAAAATGGTGCTGTTCAGGAAACGCAAAACTATCCGATTCCTGATGACATGAGTAATGCAGACGCCTTACTTGCTGATAAAATTTATCCGGACAATGAAGAGCTTTTTGCTGATTATTTTAAAGTGTATTACCGAGATAGTCTACCTCAGATTGAACACGCTAAAATTGAAGATATCTCAAACAGTGTCACAAGTGAGCTTACTTCTGTTATTAGAATTCAGGAATACAAGATTCTAAGCAGCGGTGAAAATATTAAAGTTAACTTAACGGAAGACAATAAAGACAGATTCATTGGTGGTATCCTGACGGTTGGTGAATTAAATTATATCATTCAAAAAATTGATATTGTTACTACCACCGGAAGATTCAATGCTGATATCGAAGTGCTTAAAAAAGAAGTAAGCGACAGTCTTGTTTCAGATGGAGATGCCACAATAGATTCAGAGCAGATTAAAGAGATCAAAAAGCCTGTTAACGAATTATGTACTTTAGTTGAGAACATGCTAACGCCTGAAAACTGGAATCAGCCAAGTCCGCTTAATTTTCATGTTCAAGTTCCGCAGGCTCTTAAAACTATTCACAGAGAAATTATTTCTCAAAAAGACAGTCAGGGAAATGATACTTTACAAATTGAAAAAACAAGAGGAATCTGGAGAGATAATGTATCTATTGAAGAAGTTTTAGAAAAAGCATATCAGGTTGATGCAAAGGGAGAATATGTATTGGATAAGGATCAAAATCCAATTCTTTTACCTGAAACAGAAAAGAAACATTTTGGTTTGTATAAGCTGACTTTTAATGGATATCAACTGGCACAGCATCCTCAATATACAAATGACGGACATTCTGTAGAATGGATGACTGGTTCGGTTCGGTTATTTACCGACAGTTGTTTTAGCGGTACAAATCCGATTCCGGTAAAATCCAGAAAAGAATTTAAAGTAGTTAAAACAGAATCTAAAGAAACAACCGGAGAATTAATTATTTATATAAATGATCCGAATTTTAAAGTTAAAAAGGATGGTACTCAATTGGTAGATCCTTCTTATGATAAAATTATTACAGGTACTAAAAAAATAAATTACTATCCAGGTTATAAAGTATATCTTTTTGCAGATCCTGCAAACGGGATTACAGCGGCAAAAATTCAGCCGAGAGAAGGAGAAAATACACATTATTCAATTTTCGGAATCAGCTGTCATTCTAATTATTTAGATTGTGATTCTAGAATTAGTGTGCCTAGTCCAATGTATGCGGTTAGAATTGAAAAACCTGTAAAACCTGAAGATGTAAAAGGGCCTTTGTATGCGACAAGACCTGATTTCTTTAACAGATCTACCTATACGCTAACAACCAGATATACGCATCAGCCTTACGGAATGTTGTATTACAGAGCCAACGATCAGGCATTATTAAATGCTTTGTACGAAACAGCAACAATTGCAACGATTCGTGAAGAACTGACTAAACTGGGAGGAAATAACGAAGCTTATTTTACAAACAGATGGGAGAATTTCTTAAACTTTAACGGACTTCAGAATGTGACTAATTATACAACATATCCTCCAGAAAGCATCTCAGAAGAAAATTATCATTTCCCGGTTCCTAACAGTAAACTTTTGATATTTGAAATCAATGAATTTATCAAATGGCATAATACAACACAGGGTGAAAATGTTCCTGAAATAGAAACTCTAACAGCTTTAAATCAAATCATTATTCCGAAAGAAGCTGGAATTGCTGAAGATCTGTTGGCGATTCATTTTATAGAACAGGTTATTCACGCCACTTTTGTACCGCTTACCGAAGTGCCAATTATTTATGAATACATTAAAGGTGATGATTATGTTCCTGTCAATAAAAAACAAACCATCAAAGACAAGAACGGAAATGTTTTAAAATATCTTGATCCGGAACTTGATATTGCTCCGATGATGAAAATCACAGATGCAACCCATTTCAAAACCCAGTTTACTGACTTTAATCTGGATGGAAATTCACAAGACATTTATTTTTATGGTGTACGTGAAATGGATGTTAAACTGAATTTCAGTGAATTCAGTACATTTTTAGGGCCTGTGAAACTAGTGGCATCAAATTCGCCGCAAACACCGGAGATTAAGAGAATTATGCCTGTTCTAGAAAATGAAGTATTAGGAATCAAACCCGCTATCCAAATTGAACTGAACGCTTACAAACCAGAGTATAACATCAGAAAAATCAATATCTACCGAGCAAAAAACATGCTCGATGCACAGTCTATCAGAACAATGACAGCTGTGAAAGAGGTTTTGATTACCGAAGATACTTTATCTGCTGATTTTAATAGCGTTTGGACAGTTTACGATGAATTTGATGACCTGGAAAACGTTCCTTACGGAGAAGGTATTTTTTACAGAATCACAGTTTCAAGAGAAATTGAATATGCTGATCCAAGTTCAACAGAACTTAATCCGATCATCAATATTGATTACACGCCATCGCAGCCATCAAAAATTACTGCTACAGTGATTGCTGATACTGTTTCGCCTGAATCTCCAGAATTGAAAGCTTCCAGAATTGAAACCGGAACAAACGGAGAAATCTTAAAACAGGTAATTTTTAGCTGGGAAAAAACAGTTCACAACGGAAAGTATCATTTATACAAAATGAACAGTCAAGGAAACTGGGAAAAAATTCATCAGGTTGTGTCTAACCTAAACGAATTAACTCTTCCATTGGATGACGTCCAGTCTTACACTGATGAATTGATTATCAAAAACGCTGATGGTGAAAGAATATACTATCATTTCAAAGTAATCTCCGAAAACTCTTCAGGAATGTACAGCAGTGAAGAGAAAATTTTAACCCTTTAAACCTCAATTTAAATACCAATGAAGTAAAATTCATTGGTATTTAAAATCAGTTGATCAAATAAATATTTACAGCAAGAAAATAAAATTAAATAACATGGCAACAAGCAGAATTAACATTGGCAATAAATTCAAAAATGCTGATATCCCTTCAGAAAGTGACTTTGAAGAAATCTTTGACAGTTTTGTTCATAAAGACGAAGACAAGGCTAATTTTCAAATGGTTGAAGCGGGCACTGACAATGAACATTATGTAACTCCTTCTCTTTTAAAAGTAGGTTTACAAAATATTGGAATTATTACAGGAAATAGCTACATGCCTTTTAAAGAGCATTTTGACAACTTTGCAGGCAGAACTTTACCTTTAGAAAAACTCCCTGTAAAATTTAGTGTGAAAGCATTTAAAAATGGGCAATTACTATTAGAAAAAGAAAGCGAAGGAGACGAAGGAGACTACATTATTAATTATGATACAGCAGTAATCACTTTTTCGTCTAATATCGACAACAGAAATATTGAAGTAGATTATTGGTATAAAAATTTAAGTCCAAATCCTGGTGGAGGATCAACTGCGCCAATTGATTTTACCAGTTTTTTACATACATCAGGAAATGAGACTAAAAATGGCATTTTAACTTTTAATAACACTACTCCTGCCTCAACGAGTGGTATCGTACTGAAAAACAGCGGTGCAGATGCAGGATCTAAAGTTTTGGATGTAACAGTAAGCAGTGCTGGAAGTGGTGTTTCGGTTCAAAATACAGCAACAGGAACTGGTATTAAATTATCTAACAGCGGCACCGGTGTTGGTGTTTCTTTGAACTCAACGAGTGCAACAACAGGAGATCCTTTACAAGTATCGAAAGATAATATTGTTAAAGCTAAAATTGATAAAGACGGAAATGTAACCGCTGAGAAATTTATTACTACTGGTGGTTCACGTTCACAATTTGTTAAGGGAGATGGTTTTCTAGACCCTACAGTTTACGCAGAAGACACTAAAGTAATTCATACCACTGGAAACGAATCTAAAGATGGAGCATTAAATTTAACGCACAATGATGCCGTTCAGGATGTTTTAACTATTACTAAAAATAATAGTGCTAATTGTTTAAAATTAGTTCAAAACTCTAGTTCAAATGCCACAACTTCCACTTTTGACACAGGTAGTGACGATGTTAACCGAAAAGCAATTAGTGTTCAAAAAAAAACAGTCGAAAAAGCCTTTATTACACATGATGGAAATCTATCCGGAACTTCATTTACAACCTTAAACGAAAAAGCGGATATTACCGATGGATTCTTAACATTAGCAGGTTCCAATACTCCAGCTGTAATGGCTGATCATGCAAAATTATATGCCAAAAAAGACGGTGTTACTACTGATATGTATGTAATGGGTAGTGATGGTGTTGAGAAGAAAATTGGAGGCGTTGTTGATTTATCAGGCAAAGAAAATAACATTGCACCAGGAACTACAGCACAATATTACAGAGGTGATAAAACCTGGCAGACACTTGATAAAACAGTTCTTGGACTTGCTAATGTTGATAACACTAGCGATTTGAATAAACCGGTTTCAACGGCGACTCAGACAGCTTTGAATGGAAAAGCAACAGATGCTAATGTAATACATACTACAGGAAATGAATCTTTTTCAGGTTATAAATCGGCTACTAATTTTCCGAGTTTATCTGGAATATTGTTAGTAAATGCTTCTGGAGCAAGTACATCAGTTTTAAGTGTAACAAATAATTCATCAACTGACGCAGTTAGTATTGACAGTAATTCTAACGGAACTGCTTTACTTGTGAGGACTAATAGTTCATTAGGAGGTACTGCATTAAAAATAGAAGCCTCATTTCCATCAACAGGGAAAGCTTTATTATTCGCCAAAACAGGTGTAGATACAACTTGGATTTCTAATAACGGAGATTTTACTGCGCCTAAACTTATCAAATCAGGAGGTACTTCATCTCAATATCTTATGGCCGATGGATCTGTAAGCACTTTTGAACCAACTCAAATTACTATTACAACGTCTGCAAACATTACTACTGATACTTTAGATGTAAATGGCAAAAAACAACTTGGTAAAAATGTCATCATTAACAATAGTACAAGCACAATAAATATTACTGTAAATGGGGGAACAGATTTTAATGCATCATACTTAAAACACGGAACCGGCGCAATTACTTTTGTCCAGGCTTCTGGCAGAACATTAGTACAGGTTAATGCAACTGCTACACTAAACGGTGCAGCTGGAAGTACTGCCACAATTTCGAGCATTGGCACTACAGATTATTTAAGAATTTCAAACGTATAATTATGAATCCATTATTATTTTATGAATATGGACTAAGCAAAGCTACTCCTGCTCTGCCATTTGTTTCTACTTGGAAAACTGATAATATTTCTTCGGGATCTAGTACTGCTTCACAAGTGAAATTGCCATTGATTAGCTCTGGTGCTTATGCTTTTAACATAGACTGGGGTGATGGTTCAACAAATTATATAACCTCATATAACCAAGCACAGACCTTACATACTTATGCCACATCAGGAACTTATACTATTACAATTACAGGAACTTGTAAGGGATGGTGTTTTGCCAATTCCTCTACAGGTGATAGATTAAAAATATTATCGATAAGCTCTTGGGGGAATTTAAAACTTGGAACTAATGAAGGTTTCTATTTTTATGGGTGTAAAAATTTAGATTTATCTGGAGTATCAGACATATTAGATTTAACTGGAACTACTTCATTGGCATATTGTTTTTCTTCATGTACATTACTGACAACAGTTAATAAAATTGAAGAATGGAATACTTCTGCAGTGATAAATATGTTTTGTATGTTTTCTAATGCACCTCTATTCAACCAAAACATTAGCCCTTGGGATACTTCGAATGTGACAAATATGGGCAGCATGTTTGCTGGCGCTAGTGCATTCAATCAAAATATTGGCTCTTGGAATACTTCTAATGTGAAAAATATGAGCAGTATGTTTAATGGCGCTTCTACATTCAACCAAAACATTGACCCTTGGAATACTTCGAATGTGACAGATATGAGTGGTATGTTTTACAGAGCTTCAGTTTTCAACCAAAACATCGGCTCTTGGAATACTTCGGCTGTAAAAGATATGAATACAATGTTTGCTTCTGCAACAGTATTTAATCAAGATATTAGTTCTTGGAATACTTCGCTTGTGACACGTATGGATAATATGTTTTCTTCAGCTGCTGCATTCAATCAACCTCTAAACAACTGGAACACATCTTCTGTGACAAGCATGGGTAGTTTGTTTTATTCAGCTACTGCATTCAACCAAAACATTGGCTCTTGGAATACTTCAAACGTGACAAATATGCGTATGATGTTTTATCTCGCTAGTGCATTCAACCAAAACATTGGCTCTTGGAATACTTCAAATGTGACAAATATGGAAGCTATGTTTTCTCAAGCTACTGTATTTAATCAAGATTTAGGAAGTTGGTCTGTATCCAAAGTTACAAATATGGGACAAATGTTTGGTTATTCTCCTGCATTTAATAATGGAGGAAGTCCAAGTATTAATAATTGGGACACTTCTGCCGTAACAGCTATGTATTCAATGTTTGCTTCTGCTGATAATTCTGTTTCTGGATTTAACCAACCGATTGGCTCCTGGAATACTTCGAACGTGACCAATATGTCCAATATGTTTGTTTCAGCACCTAAATTCAACCAAAACTTAGGCGCTTGGAATGTATCGAAGGTAATAAATATGCAGTACATGTTTTGGAAAGCTAAAAGCTTCAACAATGGCGAGAGTCCTGACATAAACAATTGGGATACTTCGAATGTGACAAATATGAGTGTTATGTTTAATAGGGCTACAGCATTCAACCAAAACATTGGTTCTTGGAATACTTCGAAAGTAACAAGTATGAGCACTATGTTTGCTTCAGCTACAGCATTTAACCAAAACATTGGCTCTTGGAATACTTCAGCTGTAACTGATATGGGTAGTATGTTTAGTGGCGCTAGTGCATTCAACCAAAACATTGGTTTGTGGAATGTATCAGCTGTGACAAATATGAGTGGTATGTTTGGTGATGCTGTGACATTCAATCAAAACATAGGAAATTGGAATACTTCAAATGTGACAAATATGAGTGGTATGTTTAATAGGGCTACAGCATTCAACCAAAACATAGGAAATTGGAACATTAGTAATGTAGCTAATTTTTCATCTTTCATGAATGAAAAATCATCTTCTACTTTTTCAGCATCAAATTTAGATGCTATATATAATGGTTGGAGCTCAAGACCTGTAAAACCTTCGATAACTATTTCTTTTTGGTATGCAAAATACACATCAGCAAGTACGGCTGCCAAGGCTATTCTTACAGGAGCACCAAACAATTGGGTAATTAGTGACGGTGGAGTAACTACATAATAATCCCTATAAAAAAACTAAAAAATTAAATTAAAAACAATTAAAAAACAGAAAATGGAAAACGTAACAATTAATAAAGAAGAAATTAAAACAATCAACGCAGAACAATTAAAGAAATTACAGGACTTTAATGTTTTTATGGATAAAGCCAGATTATCGCTGGGAGAATTATCTATTCAGTATGAATTTCAAAAAGCCGATATTTTGAGTCAGATTGCGGTTCAGCAGCAAAATTTTAATGAGCTCGAAAAAGTAATCAAAGACGAATACGGAGATATTCGTGTGAACATCGAAACCGGAGAAATTGTAAAACAGGAAGCAGAATAAATTCTTGAAAACAGTTTTAGAACAGCTATCAGGAGCCACCAATTTGTTAGTTTTTTTAACGTGGTTCCTTTTAGCTTTTATCGGAGCTTTTATTGCTGTGATAATTCGGGCGAAATTCAATTACAAGTATAATACAGATACTCCATATCGTTGGTCCTGGTCGTTTTTACTTCAGGACAATCTTGTCAATCTTACCATCGGATTTTTCATTTCGCTTATCTTCTTCAGATTTACCAGTCAGTTTTTGCAGGCAAATCTAAACATCTGGCTTGCATTTATTCTTGGTGGAGCTTCTAACGAATTGGCATTGCAATTCGTAAAATTTAGCCTTAGCGCTAGAAAATAAACTTATGTCCGGCGAAGCAGTTTAAAATTCTTTTTAAAAATTTTACTCAATATTCTTCATTCAAACTATTTCATTCGAAATGGTAAAGGACAAACTATAATCATTTATTAAATAAAATATGGAATATTATAACATTGCAAAGTCATTGACTGCAACAAAAAATGATTGTGCTGCCGGAGTCAAAGGAAGTTCCGTAACGCTTACTGCAAATGCAAATCAGTTTGTATCGACAATAAATGTTGATGATGCCAATGCAAAAGCCGAAGCATGGTTAGCAGCAAATGTTCAGGCGTATGCCAATAATGCAGGAACGTGCAGGATTACGGCCTGGAGAGGAATTAATGCGACCTGTGTTGTTGAACCTACTGTAACGCTATCTCCTTTTAACTACATGATCATTCGTTATAAATGGGCATTAGGAGCCGGGCAGGATTTTGATACCTATACAGGAATTGTAAACTCCGGAACTCCTCTGGATAACAAATGGATGGGATGGGGTCACGGATTTAACAACGAAATTCCGGAAAATGCTCAGGCTGCGAACTCTTACATCATGTGGGCAGGCGATAATACTCAGGCAAATGGCGTGGAGAGCTGTCTTGTAAATTTTAGCAAAATAACAGCTGACTACCCTACTTTAAATACTATTCAGGTAAGAATGGCGGGATCATGGTACAGAACACTGGGAACTGGAAACATAGATGTTGAAATCGTGACTTATCTCGGTGGTACAATGGAAAAATCCGGCTTTGACATTATCAATGTTGGAGGTACAATGGTAGATCAGAAAAAATTTTCTAAAAAAGTACCAATTCTGGGTACCAATCTATCCAAAAATATTGAAGCTGTTACCAATCTCGGGTTCATTACCTACACCAAAGATTCTTCTACAGGTCAAATCGTAATTAAATATTAAAAAAACAAAAGTATGGGAAATACAGGATATAAATCTTTTGCAAATCTCGAATTATATTACACAGATGATGGGAGTTCTGCAGGGCAAACAAAACCAAATATTGTCACAGATCCAGATTATATTGCGCCAGTTTTAGATACTGCTACGTGTGCACCAAGTACAAGATATTATAGTGTAGAAAAAAAACTAAGTGCAAAAAAAAACAACTGTGGAACTGGATATAGCGGAAGCACTGTTACACTTACTTCATATCCAAATCAATTTTTATCCACTGTAAGTCAGGACGATGCAAATGCTCAGGCCGATGCATGGTTAGCAGCCAATGTCCAGACTTATGCAAATAATTCAGGCACCTGCGAAATTACTTACATCCCTCCTACTGGCGGTGGTGGTGTCGGAGGATGTTTTGTTGAAGGTACATTAATCACTTTACCAGATGGAACGAGAAAGGCTATTGAAGAACTTACGCTAGATCAATTATTACTTTCTGCTGAAATTTATACACTTAATGACACTAATAATGCAGATGAATTGTATAAATGGTCATGCGGTTATTTGGCAGAAAACAGAATTACTTCACCTATTACAAAAATCACAAAATACACCGCTGATAAAACTATTATCGTAAATAATGGTTTGTTTGAGGCGACTCCTACTCACCTGCAGTTAATTCAGCGAAATGGCTATTGGAGGTTTATTCCTCTGGGGGATATTTTGGTTGGTGACAACTTATATACAATAGATGAAGAAATTATTCCGGTAACTTCTGTAGTGATTAATTTAGAAAAACGAAACATCTATCCAATGACTTTAAATCCGTTTCATACCTATTTCGCAAATGGAATTTTAACTCATAATTACAAACAAGCAATGGATAACGATAACTAAAACAGAGATTTAATGAACAAAAATTAGTTCGTTCTTTTAAAAATTTGCAGGTATTTAATCCAAATTCTACACTTAATTCTTTTTGAAATTGACAATCAAATTTTGACAATACATTTTATTTCAAAAAGTCTTATTAAAATAGAATTTGGATTTGCCTGCATATTGTATTCAAAGAAAAGTCCTAAAAATGGTAATTAATTAAAAATAAAAAATGAATACCAATCATAACAGAATAAAAGTCGCCGATTTAGAAAAAAATGAGGCCAATAAAATCTTAATCACAAACAGTGATG belongs to Flavobacterium aquiphilum and includes:
- a CDS encoding BspA family leucine-rich repeat surface protein, encoding MNPLLFYEYGLSKATPALPFVSTWKTDNISSGSSTASQVKLPLISSGAYAFNIDWGDGSTNYITSYNQAQTLHTYATSGTYTITITGTCKGWCFANSSTGDRLKILSISSWGNLKLGTNEGFYFYGCKNLDLSGVSDILDLTGTTSLAYCFSSCTLLTTVNKIEEWNTSAVINMFCMFSNAPLFNQNISPWDTSNVTNMGSMFAGASAFNQNIGSWNTSNVKNMSSMFNGASTFNQNIDPWNTSNVTDMSGMFYRASVFNQNIGSWNTSAVKDMNTMFASATVFNQDISSWNTSLVTRMDNMFSSAAAFNQPLNNWNTSSVTSMGSLFYSATAFNQNIGSWNTSNVTNMRMMFYLASAFNQNIGSWNTSNVTNMEAMFSQATVFNQDLGSWSVSKVTNMGQMFGYSPAFNNGGSPSINNWDTSAVTAMYSMFASADNSVSGFNQPIGSWNTSNVTNMSNMFVSAPKFNQNLGAWNVSKVINMQYMFWKAKSFNNGESPDINNWDTSNVTNMSVMFNRATAFNQNIGSWNTSKVTSMSTMFASATAFNQNIGSWNTSAVTDMGSMFSGASAFNQNIGLWNVSAVTNMSGMFGDAVTFNQNIGNWNTSNVTNMSGMFNRATAFNQNIGNWNISNVANFSSFMNEKSSSTFSASNLDAIYNGWSSRPVKPSITISFWYAKYTSASTAAKAILTGAPNNWVISDGGVTT
- a CDS encoding DUF5977 domain-containing protein, with the protein product MGNTGYKSFANLELYYTDDGSSAGQTKPNIVTDPDYIAPVLDTATCAPSTRYYSVEKKLSAKKNNCGTGYSGSTVTLTSYPNQFLSTVSQDDANAQADAWLAANVQTYANNSGTCEITYIPPTGGGGVGGCFVEGTLITLPDGTRKAIEELTLDQLLLSAEIYTLNDTNNADELYKWSCGYLAENRITSPITKITKYTADKTIIVNNGLFEATPTHLQLIQRNGYWRFIPLGDILVGDNLYTIDEEIIPVTSVVINLEKRNIYPMTLNPFHTYFANGILTHNYKQAMDNDN
- a CDS encoding DUF5977 domain-containing protein, which encodes MEYYNIAKSLTATKNDCAAGVKGSSVTLTANANQFVSTINVDDANAKAEAWLAANVQAYANNAGTCRITAWRGINATCVVEPTVTLSPFNYMIIRYKWALGAGQDFDTYTGIVNSGTPLDNKWMGWGHGFNNEIPENAQAANSYIMWAGDNTQANGVESCLVNFSKITADYPTLNTIQVRMAGSWYRTLGTGNIDVEIVTYLGGTMEKSGFDIINVGGTMVDQKKFSKKVPILGTNLSKNIEAVTNLGFITYTKDSSTGQIVIKY
- a CDS encoding VWA domain-containing protein, producing MSSINLQESQSSGCETYIAIVVDESDSINGNEAQQIRDGLTSFINSQAQSKITLSLIGMSNSDSNTRSEHVLQKRILGNAASFQSWVNAFGLRSADPQSDHWASGLEVVNNLTVTPDIVVVVTDGLQVNDNDLLKNLYNNLNDKSHVFVYGVTSTVDNASELITPLTNFLGKAPVAKTSGLTILNSDYIRVPDFSTLGSELNQLANDLSGAQIGCLPNVSIVQNKMVYPALKKGFAVHQSAGTLVLRNKSRVALTIAAGTRIHSPSSVDGLVFKLENTVVIPGLGNLEVEIRMDGTPVAMGNFTAVIDLRNIYNPSYAFQINFTVTKEVQIVDLNSSKTALQSTSLQITAAGSKGIDSTKGIHLRWILAGELGENHLPKGDLFTGTNSNFNKTDDFVKVYRAAYTKVKHKLDLTVKPQSTDTMNALWIYKTSDPQRSIYVYFRNKAKYLLTKSSINPMLNPSGFIQAYGNNIIEIESKNELFFAAELSFDSTASSSMVKIETLSVAENKIAASKRLTNRKTFTSTQASTVRVVAENGRSIRLKANNCLLSEINFEFYSDFIQYANENALWDLKGKYALTLDDNKAFEQLEPKLNAVHGKWLKFNDDEYVNINNYKDKWRRTTAADDKNIKEVIQSYILLSKDGTNPKAEEIVKFNDSIPTNDPQEGETAEFAENSTKISNLDLLNIAANDYHIARMLGLGCIDIDETVLSGEFIYLTEYVTIKNLEGGSTPKEVQHLSMSIPTSVNTERLPLPVQLSKFLPGLNAGSEEEEPAKITDPEGYSFDGRKRYISLFMNDITDYSVNTAFFDATEEFDGSSFTFPIYAGVDYKFKGETSWQKPELACDTAYSNVKKDLTTGSYEPAPIIIPESGKSFLNVRQEKTGPQTYVYQGYGINIFSRATSGRQLEVLSHIKPTNTLLPPTGINPLLITEENPLMFTSVNEQIKFKELADDETVTDKTYIRLLFENGAVQETQNYPIPDDMSNADALLADKIYPDNEELFADYFKVYYRDSLPQIEHAKIEDISNSVTSELTSVIRIQEYKILSSGENIKVNLTEDNKDRFIGGILTVGELNYIIQKIDIVTTTGRFNADIEVLKKEVSDSLVSDGDATIDSEQIKEIKKPVNELCTLVENMLTPENWNQPSPLNFHVQVPQALKTIHREIISQKDSQGNDTLQIEKTRGIWRDNVSIEEVLEKAYQVDAKGEYVLDKDQNPILLPETEKKHFGLYKLTFNGYQLAQHPQYTNDGHSVEWMTGSVRLFTDSCFSGTNPIPVKSRKEFKVVKTESKETTGELIIYINDPNFKVKKDGTQLVDPSYDKIITGTKKINYYPGYKVYLFADPANGITAAKIQPREGENTHYSIFGISCHSNYLDCDSRISVPSPMYAVRIEKPVKPEDVKGPLYATRPDFFNRSTYTLTTRYTHQPYGMLYYRANDQALLNALYETATIATIREELTKLGGNNEAYFTNRWENFLNFNGLQNVTNYTTYPPESISEENYHFPVPNSKLLIFEINEFIKWHNTTQGENVPEIETLTALNQIIIPKEAGIAEDLLAIHFIEQVIHATFVPLTEVPIIYEYIKGDDYVPVNKKQTIKDKNGNVLKYLDPELDIAPMMKITDATHFKTQFTDFNLDGNSQDIYFYGVREMDVKLNFSEFSTFLGPVKLVASNSPQTPEIKRIMPVLENEVLGIKPAIQIELNAYKPEYNIRKINIYRAKNMLDAQSIRTMTAVKEVLITEDTLSADFNSVWTVYDEFDDLENVPYGEGIFYRITVSREIEYADPSSTELNPIINIDYTPSQPSKITATVIADTVSPESPELKASRIETGTNGEILKQVIFSWEKTVHNGKYHLYKMNSQGNWEKIHQVVSNLNELTLPLDDVQSYTDELIIKNADGERIYYHFKVISENSSGMYSSEEKILTL